The Fusarium falciforme chromosome 10, complete sequence DNA segment GCAAAGCGTTGGACCCCGTTCACCGCATCGGCTGTTATCGCCAACCAGTACTGGCCATATGCATTCCAGAACATCGTCAACGACACGCGCAGGAGACGATGAGTCGTCTGTTGCAGGGGGGTCTAACCCTTCTAGAAGAGCTGTTCGGTATCAACCGAGCGCACTCAGCCTGCTTGACCgcaaggacaagaacaagTCGATTGCACAAACCGGCATGACAGATGCTAATGCATTCGGTCAAGTGGAAGGACCCTTTGCTCAAGCTTCGCCGAGCAAGCCGCCGTCTGAAGGGAACGAGGGCGAAAGTACGCGCCTAAGAATATCGAAACACAGCTATGAAGGAACCGACCCGAATATCCAAAGGATGCTCGACAATATGTTTGTGGAGAATCTTCCCCGGGATGTCATCGAGTTCGGACCCATGGTTACGCCTATCAAGAGGACCAAGTCGGCAAATCGCATTAGCAATGCACATGGTGAAGACCCCTGGAGGCCTGAAGGGCAGCTTGTGGCAACATTTGGCGAGCACAAGGGCCCTGTCAACAGAGTGATGCCATCCCCTGACCATGTCTTTTTCATCActggcggtgatgatggcacaGTCAAGGTGTGGGATACGGCGAGACTCGAACGGAACATTAGCCAGCGCTCCCGGCAGACACACAGGCACGGCGATGGCGCGAGTGTTGTCGCACTCTGCTTTATCGAGAACTCACACTGTTTCGTGAGTTGTGCGGTTGACGGTAGTGTCCATGTTGTCAAGGTGGACACGCTCCCTGCCAGCGGAGTGATTAGGTATGGAAAGCTGCGTGTTCTGCGCGAGTATCAGCTCCCTGAGGATGAGTTTGCGGTATGGTGCGAGCATTTCCGGCAAGAGTCGAACTCTGTTCTCATTATCGCCACCAACCGGTCGAGGATCCTGGGGATCGATCTTCGAACGATGAACTTGCTGTATGTTCTTGAGAACCCGGTACATCATGGCACGCCTACTTGCTTTTGCGTCGATCGGAAGCGAAACTGGCTCTGTGTGGGGACCTCGCACGGAGTGGTAGATCTCTGGGACCTGCGTTTCAAGATGAGACTCAAGGGATGGGGGCTACCAGGGAAGGGGTCCATCTACAGGATCTGCATTCACCCCACGAAGGGCCGTGGCAAATGGATATGCATCTCTGGCGGAACAGGTCAGGGTGAGGTCACCGTCTGGGACCTAGAGAAGACGGTTTGCCGAGAGATCTACCGAGCTGGAGGCAGCAAGGACGGATTCAAGGCCTACGAAGCGTGGGATGTCGATGAAGACAAGCGTGAAGGCATGCTGGGGAGATATGCCACCAACATCGAACATAATGAGCTCGCAAACGCGGATCGAGGAGTTCGGGCCATGATCGTGGGAACAGCGACGGCAGAGGACTCGAGAGACGTTAGACacgccttcatcatcacggCTGGCTCAGACAAGATTTTGCGATTTTGGGATCTTTCGCGGATCGAGAATTCGTTCATCTACAGCGGACTCTCGCCAGACTCGCCGAAGCCGACTTATACGACGTCGAACCCAGTCACAGCGTTGACGCTAAATATTGAGCGTTTCCCCAGACAGGCCCCAACAGCTCCCAACGCAGGCTCAGGTTCCAAAACAAAGTCATCAAGCGGGCGGCAGCCCCGGTCAACGGTTATTTctctccagcagcagcagttgCTGCAGTCGCACATGGATTCGATCCTAGACGTGGCGTTGTTGGAGTACCCCAACACCATGAGCGTCTCGGTGGATAGGATGGGTGTAGTGTATGTGTTTCAGTAGAATTGGGACGCGGTTGAGGTTGTTGGGCTGGAGTTTATAGGCAAACCGAGGTCGAGGACAATGTGATTACGGCGTATTGCGTTACTGGATAGATATACACAGGTGACTGATTAATCAAGTTGATGTTTACTATCCTGGACTGGCTTTCCTTGGTGAAATAAGTGAATGTTAAAAATGAAACAAGAGTAAAATTGTCTGGACAGTTGTGTGTTCTCATCTCCTATCATAAGTTTCTTTGggtggttgaagatggagtgGCTGTATAGTGTTGTGGCGCCCCATGTCAAGCCACACATGCGACACCAAAATTTCCCCTCCGCCTCGTCAAGATCATCAGCCTCGCCATCCAACAAAACAACCCACCCGCCAAAACCCTCCAGCGTGCAACCACAACCCCTCTCCGAAAGACGACAGGCTATAAAATTGAACCCGAGGTAAACAAATAGACCCAAGATGCGGCTGACGGCCGACCTGATCCGGGATTCCCTATCCTATCTCAACCCTCTCAAGGAGCGGGAGCTTGATCTTCGAGGTGCGTTTTGAAAAGGGCAGATGCTACACTTTTGATCCCAGGAGCGCAGAGTTGATACATTCGTCTTTGCGGCGTGAACAGGACACCGGATCCCCGCGATTGAGAACCTGGGTGTCGCTGGCGTAGGTGTTTTCCACTCTCCAAACATTCGGTCTATAGCTAAGATGTGCTAGCCTCACGACGCCATCGACTTCACCGACAATGACATTCAAGTCTTGGGAAACTTTCCCCTGTCGCCCCGTATAACGACTCTCCTCCTCGCAAGGAACCGCGTCTCGAGCATTCAGCCTTCCCTCGCAAAGGCCATTCCCAACCTCAAGAACCTGGTGCTGTCGTCGAATAACCTGGCCGAGCTTGCGGACCTGGATGCGCTGGCTGGATTCCCGCGTTTGACGCACCTTGTGCTGGTGGACAACCCGgcctccaagaaggaggtgagCTTTGGATGTTGCTGGTACAGGTGGCGCGTACTGACGGCGAGTAGAACTACCGATACTGGGTGCTCTGGAGATGCCCCTCGGTGCGGTTCCTGGATCACgaaaaggtcaaggaggcggAACGGGAGAAGGCGCGGGAGCTGTTTGGAACTGAGGAAGAGCCCACCGCTCTGGCTTCAAAGGTACACAGCCAACAACGCTCCCCTACGAATTGCGTACTAACAACACGACACAGATCATGGGAATCAAGACCACCAACTTCACCACCTCGGCCGACGGCTCAGAAGCCCCGTCCAAGCTGTCGCGGATAAAGCTCACCgacgccgagaagaagagattACAGGAGCGCATCAAGAAGGCCACGAGCCTGCAGGAGATTATCGCGCTGGAGAAGGAGCTTAACGAGGGGCGTCTGCCCTCTGGCATCCATGGTGATGCCATGGAGGAGTGATAATACCACGGCCGCATGGGTTCTGGGGTGGGAATCGGAAAAAAGGCAATGGAATTACATGAGCCAGGCTTTCAATAGCTGCTGCAATATCGGTGTTTGAGGCTGTATTATCAACTTCTTTTGCTCCTCTAGTGTACATGACGTGATAGCAAAGCTACGGCTCACGTGCTTCTCTCAAGTCCACGACCGTCTGGAACTATCCAGTCATGGTCACGTCGCCGTCGCGGTTCGCCCCGGCCGCCTGTCTCATCTCCAGCTCGAGCTGCTCGTTTGGATCACCCTGCTTCGAGTCGGCGCGTGGACGGCCTGTGCCGTTGACGAGGGGCTTGCTGGTGCCGTTGGCGATAGGGGCCTGGGCGGCATTCTCACCGCGCAGGCGGGCCTGTGTCGCTTTGGAGGCGGCCTTGATGTTCTTGTAGGTGACTGTCTTGGGGACGATGTCTTCGAGGAACTCGAGGTTGTCCTGGTGTGAGACGGCGTTTGCTGGGGGTGTTAGCTGTGTGAATTATATAGAGGAAAGGTAAATTAGCTTACCGACGTCCTTGTATTGAATGTTTCGACGAGGCTTCCGGTCAAGCTTAGCCTGAGTATGTGATTCCTCGGCGAGATGTTGGACAAACATTTCCTATCAACAGTGAGACGAGGGCCAGCTGGAGTAAGAAGCGAAACGCACAGCAGCGAGGGTTATCACGAAAGCAGCATTGTTAGAACAGATGCCAATGTCGGGGTCTTGGGCAATGATCTTCTTTACTCTCGACACTGTGACTATGTCAGTTGTGGCTGGTGAAGGATGGTGGGTGAAACCTTACGTGGTAGTTGGGTCTGGCCTGTCGGCTCCTTTCGAGGAGGGATGGCTGTGGTATTGTAGGGCATGTTTGAAGAGGAGGGATatggatggaggagagagcaGTGAGGCTGTGAAAGTTAGTGATGCCCTGAGATGGCTGGAGAAGAACTTGGTAGGGGGTTGAGTGGGTGAGA contains these protein-coding regions:
- a CDS encoding U2 small nuclear ribonucleoprotein A'; this encodes MRLTADLIRDSLSYLNPLKERELDLRGHRIPAIENLGVAGPHDAIDFTDNDIQVLGNFPLSPRITTLLLARNRVSSIQPSLAKAIPNLKNLVLSSNNLAELADLDALAGFPRLTHLVLVDNPASKKENYRYWVLWRCPSVRFLDHEKVKEAEREKARELFGTEEEPTALASKIMGIKTTNFTTSADGSEAPSKLSRIKLTDAEKKRLQERIKKATSLQEIIALEKELNEGRLPSGIHGDAMEE